The Pan paniscus chromosome 1, NHGRI_mPanPan1-v2.0_pri, whole genome shotgun sequence genome has a segment encoding these proteins:
- the AGTRAP gene encoding type-1 angiotensin II receptor-associated protein isoform X6, whose translation MELPAVNLKVILLGHWLLTTWGCIVFSGSYAWANFTILALGVWAVAQRDSIDAISMFLGGLLATIFLDIVHISIFYPRVSLTDTGRFGVGMAILSLLLKPLSCCFVYHMYRERGGFLGSSQDRSAYQTIDSAEAPADPFAVPEGRSQDARGY comes from the exons ATGGAGCTGCCTGCTGTGAACCTGAAG GTGATTCTCCTAGGTCACTGGCTGCTGACAACCTG GGGCTGCATTGTATTCTCAGGCTCCTATGCCTGGGCCAACTTCACCATCCTGGCCTTGGGCGTGTGGGCTGTGGCTCAGCGGGACTCCATCGATGCCATAAGCATG TTTCTGGGTGGCTTGCTGGCCACCATCTTCCTGGACATCGTGCACATCAGCATCTTCTACCCGCGGGTCAGCCTCACGGACACGGGCCGCTTTGGCGTGGGCATGGCCATCCTCAGCTTGCTGCTCAAGCCGCTCTCCTGCTGCTTCGTCTACCACATGTACCGGGAGCGCGGGG GTTTCCTTGGGTCTTCTCAGGACCGTAGTGCCTACCAGACGATTGACTCAGCAGAGGCGCCCGCAGATCCCTTTGCAGTCCCAGAGGGCAGGAGTCAAGATGCCCGAGGGTACTGA
- the AGTRAP gene encoding type-1 angiotensin II receptor-associated protein isoform X3, whose amino-acid sequence MGLDGTFSWEEIYVTAAEVILLGHWLLTTWGCIVFSGSYAWANFTILALGVWAVAQRDSIDAISMFLGGLLATIFLDIVHISIFYPRVSLTDTGRFGVGMAILSLLLKPLSCCFVYHMYRERGGFLGSSQDRSAYQTIDSAEAPADPFAVPEGRSQDARGY is encoded by the exons ATGGGCTTGGATGGCACGTTCAGCTGGGAAGAAATTTACGTGACAGCAGCCGAG GTGATTCTCCTAGGTCACTGGCTGCTGACAACCTG GGGCTGCATTGTATTCTCAGGCTCCTATGCCTGGGCCAACTTCACCATCCTGGCCTTGGGCGTGTGGGCTGTGGCTCAGCGGGACTCCATCGATGCCATAAGCATG TTTCTGGGTGGCTTGCTGGCCACCATCTTCCTGGACATCGTGCACATCAGCATCTTCTACCCGCGGGTCAGCCTCACGGACACGGGCCGCTTTGGCGTGGGCATGGCCATCCTCAGCTTGCTGCTCAAGCCGCTCTCCTGCTGCTTCGTCTACCACATGTACCGGGAGCGCGGGG GTTTCCTTGGGTCTTCTCAGGACCGTAGTGCCTACCAGACGATTGACTCAGCAGAGGCGCCCGCAGATCCCTTTGCAGTCCCAGAGGGCAGGAGTCAAGATGCCCGAGGGTACTGA
- the AGTRAP gene encoding type-1 angiotensin II receptor-associated protein isoform X4 → MELPAVNLKVILLGHWLLTTWGCIVFSGSYAWANFTILALGVWAVAQRDSIDAISMFLGGLLATIFLDIVHISIFYPRVSLTDTGRFGVGMAILSLLLKPLSCCFVYHMYRERGGELLVHAGFLGSSQDRSAYQTIDSAEAPADPFAVPEGRSQDARGY, encoded by the exons ATGGAGCTGCCTGCTGTGAACCTGAAG GTGATTCTCCTAGGTCACTGGCTGCTGACAACCTG GGGCTGCATTGTATTCTCAGGCTCCTATGCCTGGGCCAACTTCACCATCCTGGCCTTGGGCGTGTGGGCTGTGGCTCAGCGGGACTCCATCGATGCCATAAGCATG TTTCTGGGTGGCTTGCTGGCCACCATCTTCCTGGACATCGTGCACATCAGCATCTTCTACCCGCGGGTCAGCCTCACGGACACGGGCCGCTTTGGCGTGGGCATGGCCATCCTCAGCTTGCTGCTCAAGCCGCTCTCCTGCTGCTTCGTCTACCACATGTACCGGGAGCGCGGGGGTGAGCTCCTGGTCCACGCTG GTTTCCTTGGGTCTTCTCAGGACCGTAGTGCCTACCAGACGATTGACTCAGCAGAGGCGCCCGCAGATCCCTTTGCAGTCCCAGAGGGCAGGAGTCAAGATGCCCGAGGGTACTGA
- the AGTRAP gene encoding type-1 angiotensin II receptor-associated protein isoform X1, with protein MGLDGTFSWEEIYVTAAEVILLGHWLLTTWGCIVFSGSYAWANFTILALGVWAVAQRDSIDAISMFLGGLLATIFLDIVHISIFYPRVSLTDTGRFGVGMAILSLLLKPLSCCFVYHMYRERGGELLVHAGFLGSSQDRSAYQTIDSAEAPADPFAVPEGRSQDARGY; from the exons ATGGGCTTGGATGGCACGTTCAGCTGGGAAGAAATTTACGTGACAGCAGCCGAG GTGATTCTCCTAGGTCACTGGCTGCTGACAACCTG GGGCTGCATTGTATTCTCAGGCTCCTATGCCTGGGCCAACTTCACCATCCTGGCCTTGGGCGTGTGGGCTGTGGCTCAGCGGGACTCCATCGATGCCATAAGCATG TTTCTGGGTGGCTTGCTGGCCACCATCTTCCTGGACATCGTGCACATCAGCATCTTCTACCCGCGGGTCAGCCTCACGGACACGGGCCGCTTTGGCGTGGGCATGGCCATCCTCAGCTTGCTGCTCAAGCCGCTCTCCTGCTGCTTCGTCTACCACATGTACCGGGAGCGCGGGGGTGAGCTCCTGGTCCACGCTG GTTTCCTTGGGTCTTCTCAGGACCGTAGTGCCTACCAGACGATTGACTCAGCAGAGGCGCCCGCAGATCCCTTTGCAGTCCCAGAGGGCAGGAGTCAAGATGCCCGAGGGTACTGA
- the AGTRAP gene encoding type-1 angiotensin II receptor-associated protein isoform X5, whose protein sequence is MELPAVNLKVILLGHWLLTTCFWRHFSAKPRLETIELTCALCKLRSAAHRATAGLHCILRLLCLGQLHHPGLGRVGCGSAGLHRCHKHVSGWLAGHHLPGHRAHQHLLPAGQPHGHGPLWRGHGHPQLAAQAALLLLRLPHVPGARGFPWVFSGP, encoded by the exons ATGGAGCTGCCTGCTGTGAACCTGAAG GTGATTCTCCTAGGTCACTGGCTGCTGACAACCTG CTTCTGGAGACATTTCTCTGCCAAACCAAGACTGGAAACGATTGAGCTCACCTGTGCACTTTGCAAACTTCGAAGTGCAGCGCACAGGGCAACAGCT GGGCTGCATTGTATTCTCAGGCTCCTATGCCTGGGCCAACTTCACCATCCTGGCCTTGGGCGTGTGGGCTGTGGCTCAGCGGGACTCCATCGATGCCATAAGCATG TTTCTGGGTGGCTTGCTGGCCACCATCTTCCTGGACATCGTGCACATCAGCATCTTCTACCCGCGGGTCAGCCTCACGGACACGGGCCGCTTTGGCGTGGGCATGGCCATCCTCAGCTTGCTGCTCAAGCCGCTCTCCTGCTGCTTCGTCTACCACATGTACCGGGAGCGCGGGG GTTTCCTTGGGTCTTCTCAGGACCGTAG
- the AGTRAP gene encoding type-1 angiotensin II receptor-associated protein isoform X2, which produces MGLDGTFSWEEIYVTAAEVILLGHWLLTTCFWRHFSAKPRLETIELTCALCKLRSAAHRATAGLHCILRLLCLGQLHHPGLGRVGCGSAGLHRCHKHVSGWLAGHHLPGHRAHQHLLPAGQPHGHGPLWRGHGHPQLAAQAALLLLRLPHVPGARGFPWVFSGP; this is translated from the exons ATGGGCTTGGATGGCACGTTCAGCTGGGAAGAAATTTACGTGACAGCAGCCGAG GTGATTCTCCTAGGTCACTGGCTGCTGACAACCTG CTTCTGGAGACATTTCTCTGCCAAACCAAGACTGGAAACGATTGAGCTCACCTGTGCACTTTGCAAACTTCGAAGTGCAGCGCACAGGGCAACAGCT GGGCTGCATTGTATTCTCAGGCTCCTATGCCTGGGCCAACTTCACCATCCTGGCCTTGGGCGTGTGGGCTGTGGCTCAGCGGGACTCCATCGATGCCATAAGCATG TTTCTGGGTGGCTTGCTGGCCACCATCTTCCTGGACATCGTGCACATCAGCATCTTCTACCCGCGGGTCAGCCTCACGGACACGGGCCGCTTTGGCGTGGGCATGGCCATCCTCAGCTTGCTGCTCAAGCCGCTCTCCTGCTGCTTCGTCTACCACATGTACCGGGAGCGCGGGG GTTTCCTTGGGTCTTCTCAGGACCGTAG